The following are encoded in a window of Bacteroidia bacterium genomic DNA:
- a CDS encoding PKD domain-containing protein: MKKYFIAILFAAISILSSAQCTVGFQAVTSPSGNVDFVSTSTINDSLDYPINYTWSFGDGSSGTGATLTHFYNNTNGIYSVCVTMQTANGCTSTFCDSVVFNPISQCQSSFDSLQTTTNTFSFTSTSLADSGNVIVSYLWDFGDSTTSSLQNPIHIYPSHGYYNVCLTIVTSGGCVNTSCGLIQVLPATLCQPNFISTLDSLSVPANSTFIFTDQSLPGINDSIIAWNWFFYGESPYIYSDLQNPAITFTNPGSHLVCLTINTFSGCASTYCDSIFINQITQCQANFYSYLDSITVPPISPYVFIDQSILANNDTIISWSWTFSGGNPSTSSLQNPSVVFANQGSYEACLTIVTSTGCTSTFCDSIYVTGGCQLSVNLNTQSPTTIGGNDGFIETSVAGGTPPYSYSWSNGQTTANIYNLSSGVYTLNIIDANSCNFTYSTQLYEPYDTLGGSIVDTLTTGIIDSCLNFVPDSFYIANVVIDSINNIATITWTFTNGGLTSSITVQYTYYYSGNNAVLLTLNCGAKTLVTYMSFINITASVGVSDNIEEKLEINVYPVPFNDKLNIVFNSKKSGIVSLNVIDVMGRDLVMKQFSVSSGDNNIELNTSEFHSGIYILNIESDGKVFHKQIVK, encoded by the coding sequence ATGAAAAAATATTTTATTGCAATATTATTTGCAGCTATTAGTATCCTTTCAAGTGCCCAGTGTACAGTCGGCTTTCAAGCAGTAACTAGTCCATCCGGAAATGTTGATTTTGTTTCAACTTCAACAATTAATGACTCTTTAGATTATCCAATAAATTATACTTGGAGTTTTGGTGATGGAAGTTCTGGAACAGGAGCAACCCTAACACATTTTTATAATAATACTAATGGAATATATTCAGTATGTGTAACAATGCAAACAGCTAATGGTTGTACGAGTACATTTTGTGATTCTGTTGTGTTTAACCCTATAAGTCAATGTCAGTCTTCATTTGATTCATTGCAAACTACAACAAACACTTTTTCGTTTACGTCAACTTCTTTAGCAGATAGTGGAAATGTAATTGTTAGTTATTTGTGGGATTTTGGTGATAGTACAACATCTTCATTACAAAATCCAATTCATATTTATCCAAGTCATGGGTATTATAATGTCTGCTTAACTATTGTTACATCTGGGGGATGTGTAAATACAAGTTGCGGACTAATTCAAGTACTTCCTGCTACCCTTTGTCAGCCTAATTTTATTTCAACTTTAGATAGTTTGAGTGTTCCTGCAAATAGTACATTTATTTTTACAGACCAATCCCTTCCTGGCATTAATGATTCAATTATTGCTTGGAACTGGTTTTTTTATGGAGAATCACCTTATATATATTCTGATTTGCAAAATCCTGCAATAACTTTTACAAATCCAGGTTCTCATTTAGTTTGTTTAACAATAAATACGTTTAGTGGATGTGCAAGCACATATTGTGATTCGATATTTATAAATCAAATAACTCAATGTCAGGCAAATTTTTATTCTTATCTTGATTCTATCACTGTTCCACCAATCTCTCCATATGTTTTTATAGATCAATCAATTCTGGCAAATAATGATACGATAATTAGCTGGAGCTGGACATTCTCGGGAGGAAATCCATCAACATCATCATTGCAAAATCCTTCAGTTGTTTTTGCAAATCAAGGTTCTTATGAGGCTTGTCTAACAATAGTTACTTCAACAGGGTGCACAAGTACATTTTGCGATTCAATATATGTAACTGGTGGTTGCCAATTGTCAGTGAATCTAAATACTCAAAGCCCAACTACAATAGGAGGCAACGATGGCTTTATTGAGACTTCTGTTGCAGGCGGAACGCCACCGTATTCTTATTCCTGGAGTAACGGACAAACTACAGCTAATATTTATAATCTGTCAAGTGGTGTATATACATTAAATATTATTGATGCAAATAGTTGTAATTTCACATATTCAACTCAGCTGTATGAGCCTTACGATACGTTAGGTGGTTCGATAGTCGATACTTTAACAACAGGCATTATAGATTCATGTCTTAACTTTGTTCCAGATAGTTTTTATATTGCAAACGTTGTTATTGACTCAATAAATAATATTGCAACAATAACATGGACATTTACTAATGGGGGATTAACCTCTTCGATAACTGTTCAATATACATATTATTATTCGGGCAATAATGCAGTTTTACTTACTCTAAATTGCGGAGCTAAAACTCTTGTTACTTATATGAGTTTTATTAATATTACTGCATCGGTAGGTGTATCTGATAATATTGAAGAAAAACTAGAAATAAACGTATATCCTGTTCCGTTCAACGATAAATTAAATATCGTATTTAATTCTAAAAAATCGGGAATCGTTAGCCTAAATGTGATTGATGTTATGGGAAGGGATTTAGTTATGAAACAATTTTCAGTAAGTTCAGGAGATAATAATATTGAATTAAATACTTCAGAGTTTCATTCAGGCATTTATATTCTAAATATAGAAAGTGATGGAAAAGTATTCCATAAACAGATAGTTAAATAA
- a CDS encoding RNA polymerase sigma factor: MLPEELLIEQCRKGKQAAQEELYDRFSAAMLSVCTRYSGNKTEAEDLLQEGFIKIFKYIYDFKAKNEGSLAAWIKRIMVNTALSYLREKKRFSFIEDIETVPIQDHEDVLFDENEIVSPGSQELMKMISELPEGYKLVFNLYVIENYGHKEIADMLGISEGTSKSQLSKARAFLQRKVVEWETRKKKLLVAV, encoded by the coding sequence ATGCTTCCTGAGGAACTGCTAATAGAACAGTGTAGAAAAGGAAAGCAGGCTGCGCAAGAAGAACTGTATGATCGTTTTTCTGCAGCTATGCTTAGCGTTTGCACACGTTATAGCGGAAATAAAACAGAGGCAGAGGATTTATTGCAGGAGGGTTTTATTAAAATTTTCAAATATATTTATGACTTTAAAGCAAAAAATGAAGGTTCTCTTGCTGCATGGATAAAGAGAATAATGGTAAATACTGCTTTAAGTTATTTAAGAGAAAAAAAGCGTTTTTCGTTCATTGAAGATATTGAAACAGTTCCAATTCAGGATCACGAGGATGTTTTATTTGATGAAAATGAAATAGTCTCACCTGGCAGCCAGGAGCTTATGAAAATGATTTCTGAATTACCAGAGGGTTATAAGTTAGTGTTTAACCTTTACGTAATTGAAAATTATGGACATAAGGAAATTGCCGACATGCTTGGCATTTCTGAAGGAACTTCAAAATCGCAACTTTCTAAAGCAAGAGCATTTTTGCAAAGAAAAGTTGTTGAATGGGAAACACGAAAAAAAAAACTTTTAGTAGCAGTATAA
- a CDS encoding T9SS type A sorting domain-containing protein: MKLRYSFLTIVILFIFNNLFSQPVIQWQNSFGGSSTEEPYSIKKCWDGGFVIVGSTNSTNGDISTSMGYEDIWVIKLNSLGSLEWEKSFGGSNYDFPGSICVTNDHGFIIAGYTSSNDGDISGNHSMNSDCWIVKLDSIGNIQWQKCFGGTGSDQAHDIIQLTDGGYVFVGNVQLNNGDISGNHGDDDLWMVKLDLAGNIQWQKCFGGSFSDVATGVQQTSDKGYIIAGWTMSNNGQVTQFHGYYDGWLVKTDSIGNIQWQKCIGGTGDDRTLYVKELSNKKYLVGLSTNSTNGDIWGNHGDFDVTILLTDSIGNITNQKCFGGFNFDGCVSINSTQDHGYIATGGTNSINGDVTGFHGGNYDCWILKTDSLLNLKLQKCFGGGLTDGFFLPVLISEKEMVLAGLTNSFDGDVYSNHGNRDIWVIKLVFPSISGKVFNDLNNNGICDNNEQGIKGQMVKLLPGPEYAVSNNDGTYYFASADTGNYSVSYLPQPYWYSTNNVYDYHISLDSLSQKIDTLNFALKSKLNTHDKAVYISGSPVRPGFDTDYWLSVKNWGTVTETVNLNFAHDSLISFNNSSETPIIQTGNALTWNNILLGPGTSHIIRVNFHMPADTLHFGDTLISNAWITPLLPDSNIANNYDTLFQIVTGSYDPNDKIVSPMGIGQKGLVLHNTKLSYTIRFQNTGTDTAFKVIIRDTINTNFNIETFQVLTSSHPVIWEINNNNEIVFTFYNILLPDSNVNNFGSQGFVKYSIEPKPNLTDSTIVENKAYIFFDYNPAVVTNSTHNTFVSSLSLQNIVQIQKLLSFPNPADNVIWINLPEHTRNIEIYSNEGKFINTIIPKNQLLEINIKDYPFGLYTIKINTSTKVYFTKFIKN, translated from the coding sequence ATGAAACTAAGATATAGCTTTCTTACTATTGTTATACTTTTTATTTTTAACAATCTTTTTTCTCAGCCTGTTATTCAATGGCAAAATTCTTTTGGAGGAAGTTCAACAGAAGAGCCTTATTCTATTAAAAAATGTTGGGATGGTGGTTTCGTCATTGTTGGCAGCACCAACTCTACAAATGGAGATATATCAACAAGTATGGGTTATGAAGATATATGGGTAATTAAATTAAATTCATTGGGAAGTTTAGAGTGGGAAAAAAGTTTTGGTGGAAGTAATTATGATTTTCCAGGATCTATATGTGTAACAAATGATCATGGATTTATTATTGCAGGTTATACTAGTTCAAATGATGGCGATATTTCAGGAAACCATAGTATGAATTCAGACTGTTGGATAGTTAAATTAGATTCTATAGGCAATATTCAATGGCAAAAATGTTTTGGAGGTACAGGAAGTGATCAAGCCCATGATATTATTCAATTAACTGATGGTGGATATGTTTTTGTTGGAAATGTTCAATTAAATAATGGAGATATTTCAGGAAATCACGGTGATGATGATTTATGGATGGTTAAATTAGATTTAGCAGGTAATATTCAATGGCAGAAATGTTTTGGTGGAAGTTTTTCTGATGTAGCAACTGGAGTCCAACAAACAAGCGACAAAGGATATATTATTGCCGGATGGACTATGTCAAATAATGGTCAGGTTACACAGTTTCATGGATATTATGATGGTTGGCTTGTAAAAACTGATTCCATTGGAAATATTCAATGGCAGAAATGTATTGGTGGAACTGGTGATGATAGAACCCTATACGTAAAAGAATTATCAAATAAAAAATATCTAGTTGGTTTATCTACAAACTCTACTAACGGTGATATTTGGGGTAACCATGGAGATTTTGATGTAACAATTTTACTAACAGATTCTATAGGTAATATTACTAATCAAAAATGTTTTGGTGGGTTTAATTTTGATGGTTGTGTGTCTATAAATAGCACCCAAGATCATGGCTATATTGCAACTGGTGGAACTAATTCAATAAATGGAGATGTTACAGGATTTCATGGTGGAAACTATGATTGTTGGATTTTAAAAACAGATTCTTTATTAAACCTTAAATTGCAGAAATGCTTTGGTGGTGGTTTAACCGATGGCTTCTTTTTACCAGTTTTAATTTCTGAAAAGGAAATGGTATTGGCTGGTTTAACCAATTCTTTTGATGGTGATGTTTATTCTAACCATGGAAACCGTGATATTTGGGTTATAAAACTAGTTTTTCCTTCTATTTCAGGAAAGGTTTTTAATGACCTAAACAATAACGGGATATGCGATAATAACGAACAAGGAATAAAAGGTCAAATGGTTAAGTTGTTACCAGGTCCAGAATATGCTGTTTCAAATAATGATGGAACTTATTATTTTGCATCCGCTGATACCGGAAATTATTCAGTTTCATATCTTCCACAACCATACTGGTATTCTACTAACAATGTGTATGACTATCATATTTCACTTGACAGTTTATCACAAAAAATAGATACACTTAACTTTGCTCTTAAATCAAAATTAAATACTCATGATAAAGCTGTTTATATAAGCGGCTCACCAGTTAGACCAGGTTTTGACACTGACTATTGGTTATCTGTTAAAAATTGGGGAACAGTTACTGAAACAGTTAATTTAAATTTCGCGCATGATTCTTTAATTTCATTTAACAATAGTTCCGAAACTCCTATAATTCAAACTGGAAATGCCCTTACCTGGAATAACATTTTATTAGGACCTGGAACAAGTCATATAATTAGAGTAAATTTTCATATGCCAGCAGATACACTTCACTTTGGCGACACATTAATTTCTAATGCATGGATAACACCATTATTGCCAGACAGTAATATTGCAAATAATTACGACACACTTTTTCAAATTGTAACAGGTTCTTATGACCCTAATGATAAAATAGTGTCACCAATGGGAATTGGTCAAAAAGGATTGGTTTTGCATAACACTAAATTAAGTTACACTATTCGGTTCCAAAATACAGGTACAGATACTGCCTTTAAAGTTATAATTCGTGATACTATTAACACAAATTTTAATATCGAAACATTTCAGGTTTTAACTAGTAGCCACCCTGTTATTTGGGAGATAAACAACAATAATGAAATAGTTTTTACTTTTTATAACATTCTGTTACCTGATAGTAATGTAAACAATTTTGGCAGCCAAGGTTTTGTTAAATATAGTATTGAACCGAAACCTAACTTGACAGATTCTACTATTGTTGAGAATAAAGCATATATCTTTTTTGATTATAACCCTGCTGTTGTAACAAATTCTACACATAACACTTTTGTTTCTTCGTTATCACTACAGAACATTGTACAAATTCAAAAATTATTAAGCTTCCCAAATCCTGCAGATAATGTGATTTGGATTAATTTACCTGAGCACACCAGAAATATTGAAATTTACTCTAATGAAGGAAAGTTTATAAATACGATTATTCCAAAAAATCAGTTATTGGAAATTAATATTAAAGATTATCCTTTTGGGTTATATACAATTAAAATAAACACAAGTACTAAAGTTTATTTTACAAAATTTATAAAAAATTAG
- the clpB gene encoding ATP-dependent chaperone ClpB, whose protein sequence is MNFNNFTIKSQEVIQQSQLLAKEHNHQFIENAHVLKSIFDTDENVLPFILNKLNVNIPVFKQVLESIIKSFPKVHGGETLFSATAAAMLSDSVILAKEMKDEYISIEHLLMAMSKLKSEISQLLKDNGITKESLRNVISELRKGKTADSQTADENYNSLSRYAKNLNQLANEGKLDPVIGRGEEIRRILQILSRRTKNNPILIGEPGTGKTAIAEGLANRIVKGDVPENLKNKNIYSLDMGALIAGAKYKGEFEDRLKSLIKEVISAEGEIILFIDEIHTLVGAGGGEGAMDAANILKPALARGDLRAVGATTLNEYQKYFEKDKALERRFQKVMVNEPNRESAISILRGIKEKYETHHKVRIQDSAIIAAVELSQRYITDRFLPDKAIDLIDEAASKLRMEINSKPEELDSLDRRIMQNEIEIEAIKRENDKAKLKELQKELADLKDNRDSVFAKWKNEKELVENIQATKNKIELLKNESEKAERDGNYSLVAEIRYGKIPKEESYLNNMQENLTINKDNFLIKEEVTVEDIAEVVAKWTGIPVSKMLKSEKEKLLFLESELHKRIVGQEEAIQVVADAVRRSRANLQDSRRPIGTFLFLGTTGVGKTELAKTLAEYLFNDDNAITRIDMSEYQEKHSVSRLIGAPPGYVGYDEGGQLTEAVRRKPYSVILLDEIEKAHPDVFNILLQVLDEGRLTDNKGRLADFRNTIIIMTSNLGSTIIQERFESIGNKNKDAFAEETKTEIMTLLKKTIRPEFLNRIDEITMFTPLDINEVNEIVRIQIKYLVDSLAKKEINIYFSDEVILFLAKAGYNPQFGARPIKRIIQKEVLNNLSKEIISGKINTGSRINVTVENNKLIFNVN, encoded by the coding sequence ATGAATTTTAATAATTTTACGATAAAATCACAGGAAGTAATCCAGCAGTCGCAGTTGCTGGCAAAAGAACATAATCATCAATTTATAGAAAATGCACATGTTTTAAAAAGCATTTTTGATACTGATGAAAATGTTTTGCCCTTTATTCTTAACAAATTAAACGTAAATATTCCGGTTTTTAAACAGGTATTGGAAAGCATCATAAAAAGTTTTCCGAAAGTACATGGAGGCGAAACATTATTTTCTGCAACAGCTGCTGCCATGCTAAGTGATTCTGTAATTTTGGCAAAAGAAATGAAAGATGAGTATATCTCAATTGAACATCTTTTAATGGCTATGAGTAAGTTAAAATCAGAGATTTCTCAATTGTTAAAAGATAATGGTATAACAAAAGAAAGCTTAAGAAATGTAATTTCTGAGCTTCGCAAAGGAAAAACAGCCGACTCGCAAACAGCTGATGAAAATTATAATTCATTGTCACGATATGCTAAAAACCTCAACCAACTTGCGAATGAAGGTAAGCTCGATCCGGTTATTGGCAGGGGCGAAGAGATTAGAAGAATTTTACAGATATTATCAAGAAGGACAAAAAATAATCCCATTCTTATTGGTGAGCCGGGTACAGGTAAAACTGCTATAGCCGAAGGATTGGCAAACCGTATTGTTAAAGGAGATGTTCCAGAGAACCTGAAAAATAAAAATATTTATTCTTTGGATATGGGAGCTTTAATTGCAGGAGCAAAATATAAAGGTGAATTTGAAGACAGGCTAAAGTCATTAATAAAAGAAGTGATTTCGGCAGAAGGAGAAATTATTTTATTTATTGATGAAATTCATACACTTGTTGGCGCAGGTGGGGGCGAAGGCGCAATGGATGCAGCAAATATACTTAAGCCGGCTCTTGCACGTGGAGATTTACGTGCTGTTGGCGCAACAACACTAAACGAATACCAAAAATATTTCGAAAAAGATAAGGCACTTGAACGAAGGTTTCAGAAGGTTATGGTAAATGAACCTAATAGGGAGAGTGCAATCTCAATCTTAAGAGGAATTAAGGAAAAATATGAAACACATCACAAGGTCAGGATTCAGGATAGTGCAATAATCGCTGCTGTTGAATTATCACAGCGATATATTACAGATAGGTTTTTGCCAGATAAAGCAATAGACCTTATAGATGAAGCTGCATCAAAATTAAGAATGGAAATTAATTCCAAACCCGAAGAACTTGATTCGTTAGACAGACGAATAATGCAGAATGAAATAGAAATTGAAGCTATAAAAAGAGAAAATGATAAAGCAAAATTAAAAGAGTTGCAAAAAGAACTTGCCGACTTAAAAGATAATAGGGACAGCGTTTTTGCAAAATGGAAAAATGAAAAAGAGCTTGTTGAGAACATACAAGCAACAAAGAACAAGATAGAGTTACTAAAAAATGAATCGGAAAAAGCTGAACGTGATGGCAATTACAGTTTAGTTGCAGAAATTAGATACGGAAAAATTCCGAAGGAGGAATCTTATCTTAACAATATGCAGGAAAATTTAACGATTAATAAAGATAATTTTCTAATAAAGGAAGAAGTTACTGTTGAAGATATTGCTGAAGTTGTTGCTAAATGGACTGGAATACCGGTTTCGAAAATGCTGAAGAGCGAGAAAGAAAAATTACTCTTTCTTGAATCGGAATTGCATAAGAGAATAGTTGGTCAGGAAGAAGCTATACAGGTTGTGGCTGACGCAGTAAGGCGTTCAAGAGCTAATTTGCAGGACAGCAGGCGACCAATTGGAACATTTTTGTTTCTTGGAACTACCGGTGTCGGTAAAACCGAGCTGGCAAAAACACTGGCAGAATATTTATTTAATGATGATAATGCAATAACCAGAATAGATATGAGCGAGTATCAGGAAAAGCATTCGGTAAGCAGGCTCATAGGAGCACCTCCGGGATATGTTGGTTACGACGAGGGAGGACAGTTAACCGAAGCTGTAAGAAGAAAACCTTATTCTGTTATATTGCTGGATGAAATAGAAAAAGCTCACCCTGATGTTTTTAATATTTTGTTACAGGTTCTTGATGAGGGGAGGCTTACTGATAACAAAGGGCGTTTAGCCGATTTCAGAAATACAATAATAATAATGACGTCAAATTTAGGCTCAACTATTATTCAGGAAAGGTTTGAAAGTATTGGAAATAAAAACAAAGATGCATTTGCTGAGGAAACAAAAACAGAGATAATGACATTGCTTAAGAAAACTATAAGGCCAGAATTTTTGAACAGAATTGATGAAATAACAATGTTTACACCATTAGATATTAACGAGGTAAACGAGATTGTGAGAATTCAGATAAAATATCTGGTCGATTCATTGGCAAAAAAAGAGATCAATATATATTTTTCAGATGAGGTAATTTTATTCCTTGCAAAAGCAGGTTATAACCCACAGTTTGGAGCACGACCAATAAAAAGAATTATACAGAAAGAAGTATTAAATAATCTTTCAAAAGAAATAATATCGGGTAAAATAAATACAGGAAGCAGAATTAACGTTACGGTTGAAAACAATAAATTAATTTTTAATGTAAATTAA